The Labrus bergylta chromosome 15, fLabBer1.1, whole genome shotgun sequence genome includes a region encoding these proteins:
- the LOC109989685 gene encoding single-minded homolog 1-like isoform X2, with translation MKEKSKTAARTRREKENSEFYELAKMLPLPSAITSQLDKASIIRLTTSYLKMRIVFPQGLGEAWGHTSRRSLENVGRELGSHLLQTLDGFIFVVAPDGKIMYISETASVHLGLSQVELTGNSIYEYVHPADHDEMTAVLTPHQPYHSHFVQEYEMERSFFLRMKCVLAKRNAGLTSGGYKVIHCSGYLKIRQYSLDMSPFEGCYQNVGLVAVGHSLPPSAVTEIKLHSNMFMFRASLDMKLIFLDSRVAELTGYEPQDLIEKTLYHHVHSCDTFHLRCAHHLLLVKGQVTTKYYRFLAKHGGWVWVQSYATIVHNSRSSRPHCIVSVNYVLTDTEYKGMQLSLDQMSPTKPAFPYADNHSEDRKSTKSRLTPAKAKARVSPYPQFSAFNPERSESDQDSQWGGSPLTDSASPQLLDPTEAAEASCAYRLYPEAGSLCYGLGLSEDDLAHATTHPHTTTCDRVRCQSGRYFLGTPQSGREMWWDATRSVLSLPKSSAENSEGYEITSYHGAIHGRGHWDEDSVVSSPDGGGSTSDSGERYHGDHFRATPREPSKMETLIRATQQMIKEEETRLQQHKAPLDVSGLAKAHSPCFTSTLPHHSQLTMPSVVCRGPGAPSMDLSCERLHHRDGVKVSCPHDNDDNTTSPASISRLSSPSSDGIPRSGLSLAKDYMQTDLSPHSQQPQGSPLLYTAQDRQPLDRQAAYALTGYSLEHLYDPENLRSYSSLACGGVQYDMASHVRMQAEQMQGHKATSVIITNGS, from the exons ATGAAGGAAAAATCGAAAACTGCAGCAAGGACTAGACGAGAAAAGGAGAACAGTGAATTTTATGAACTGGCTAAAATGTTGCCTTTACCGTCCGCCATCACCTCCCAGCTGGACAAAGCGTCGATCATAAGACTGACCACAAGTTACCTGAAGATGAGGATTGTTTTTCCTCAGG GTCTGGGTGAAGCGTGGGGTCACACAAGCCGAAGATCCTTGGAAAATGTTGGACGAGAGCTGGGATCTCATTTACTGCAG ACGTTGGACGGCTTCATTTTCGTTGTGGCTCCGGATGGAAAAATAATGTACATCTCAGAGACAGCGTCAGTCCACTTAGGACTGTCTCAG GTAGAGTTGACTGGGAACAGTATTTATGAATATGTCCATCCTGCCGATCACGACGAGATGACCGCCGTGCTGACGCCACATCAGCCCTATCACTCACACTTCGTCCAAG AATATGAAATGGAGCGCTCTTTCTTTTTGCGGATGAAATGTGTGCTGGCAAAAAGAAACGCAGGCCTGACTAGTGGTGGATACAAG GTGATCCACTGCAGCGGCTACCTGAAGATCCGTCAGTACAGTTTGGACATGTCCCCCTTCGAGGGCTGCTATCAGAACGTGGGTTTGGTGGCCGTGGGTCATTCACTACCGCCCAGCGCTGTGACGGAGATCAAACTGCACAGCAACATGTTCATGTTCAGAGCCAGTTTAGACATGAAGCTCATCTTCCTCGACTCCAG GGTGGCCGAGCTGACAGGTTACGAGCCCCAGGACCTGATAGAGAAAACCTTGTACCATCACGTCCACAGCTGTGACACCTTCCATCTCCGCTGTGCACACCACCTCT TGCTGGTGAAAGGCCAAGTCACCACTAAGTATTATCGTTTCCTGGCCAAGCACGGCGGCTGGGTCTGGGTCCAGAGTTACGCCACCATTGTGCACAACAGCCGGTCATCGAGACCTCACTGCATAGTCAGCGTCAACTATGTCCTAAC GGATACTGAGTACAAGGGAATGCAGCTGTCATTGGACCAAATGAGCCCAACCAAGCCTGCCTTCCCTTACGCCGACAATCACAGTGAAGACAGGAAGAGTACCAAGTCACGTCTGACCCCAGCGAAGGCCAAAGCCAGAGTATCACCCTACCCCCAG TTTTCAGCTTTCAACCCAGAGCGTTCAGAGTCGGACCAAGACAGCCAGTGGGGAGGGAGCCCGCTGACTGACTCTGCGTCTCCTCAGCTGTTGGACCCCACTGAGGCTGCGGAGGCATCCTGTGCCTACCGACTGTACCCCGAAGCGGGATCCTTGTGTTACGGCCTGGGTCTATCAGAAGATGATCTTGCCCATGCGACAACCCATCCTCACACCACCACATGTGACCGGGTGCGATGCCAGAGTGGCCGCTACTTCTTAGGAACGCCACAGTCGGGAAGGGAAATGTGGTGGGACGCCACGCGCTCTGTTCTCTCACTGCCGAAGTCGTCTGCAGAGAACAGTGAGGGCTATGAAATCACATCCTACCATGGAGCCATTCACG GTCGGGGTCACTGGGATGAAGACAGTGTAGTGAGTTCACCTGATGGAGGTGGGTCCACCAGTGATTCCGGTGAGCGCTACCATGGTGACCACTTCCGGGCAACCCCTAGAGAACCAAGCAAGATGGAGACCCTAATCCGAGCCACGCAGCAGATGATCAAAGAGGAAGAGACTCGTTTGCAGCAACACAAGGCGCCACTGGACGTCTCTGGACTGGCCAAAGCTCACAGCCCATGTTTTACCTCCACGCTACCCCACCACTCCCAGCTCACCATGCCCAGTGTGGTGTGCCGTGGTCCTGGAGCCCCCAGCATGGACCTCTCTTGTGAACGCCTCCATCACCGGGATGGAGTCAAAGTTTCTTGTCCACATGACAATGACGACAACACGACCAGTCCGGCGTCCATTTCACGTCTCAGCAGCCCCAGCTCGGATGGGATCCCTAGATCAGGCCTTTCCCTCGCCAAAGACTACATGCAGACTGATCTTTCACCTCACTCTCAACAGCCCCAAGGAAGCCCGCTGCTCTACACAGCCCAAGATCGACAGCCGCTGGATAGGCAAGCGGCTTACGCTTTAACCGGGTACTCTCTGGAGCACCTGTACGACCCAGAGAACCTGAGGAGTTACTCCAGCCTGGCCTGTGGGGGAGTCCAGTACGATATGGCATCCCATGTAAGGATGCAAGCGGAGCAGATGCAGGGACATAAGGCCACCTCTGTTATAATAACCAATGGGAGCTGA
- the LOC109989685 gene encoding single-minded homolog 1-like isoform X1 produces the protein MKEKSKTAARTRREKENSEFYELAKMLPLPSAITSQLDKASIIRLTTSYLKMRIVFPQGLGEAWGHTSRRSLENVGRELGSHLLQVKPIVIIKTIRYNYAAVYVITTNVYLWLLVYSQTLDGFIFVVAPDGKIMYISETASVHLGLSQVELTGNSIYEYVHPADHDEMTAVLTPHQPYHSHFVQEYEMERSFFLRMKCVLAKRNAGLTSGGYKVIHCSGYLKIRQYSLDMSPFEGCYQNVGLVAVGHSLPPSAVTEIKLHSNMFMFRASLDMKLIFLDSRVAELTGYEPQDLIEKTLYHHVHSCDTFHLRCAHHLLLVKGQVTTKYYRFLAKHGGWVWVQSYATIVHNSRSSRPHCIVSVNYVLTDTEYKGMQLSLDQMSPTKPAFPYADNHSEDRKSTKSRLTPAKAKARVSPYPQFSAFNPERSESDQDSQWGGSPLTDSASPQLLDPTEAAEASCAYRLYPEAGSLCYGLGLSEDDLAHATTHPHTTTCDRVRCQSGRYFLGTPQSGREMWWDATRSVLSLPKSSAENSEGYEITSYHGAIHGRGHWDEDSVVSSPDGGGSTSDSGERYHGDHFRATPREPSKMETLIRATQQMIKEEETRLQQHKAPLDVSGLAKAHSPCFTSTLPHHSQLTMPSVVCRGPGAPSMDLSCERLHHRDGVKVSCPHDNDDNTTSPASISRLSSPSSDGIPRSGLSLAKDYMQTDLSPHSQQPQGSPLLYTAQDRQPLDRQAAYALTGYSLEHLYDPENLRSYSSLACGGVQYDMASHVRMQAEQMQGHKATSVIITNGS, from the exons ATGAAGGAAAAATCGAAAACTGCAGCAAGGACTAGACGAGAAAAGGAGAACAGTGAATTTTATGAACTGGCTAAAATGTTGCCTTTACCGTCCGCCATCACCTCCCAGCTGGACAAAGCGTCGATCATAAGACTGACCACAAGTTACCTGAAGATGAGGATTGTTTTTCCTCAGG GTCTGGGTGAAGCGTGGGGTCACACAAGCCGAAGATCCTTGGAAAATGTTGGACGAGAGCTGGGATCTCATTTACTGCAGGTAAAGCCTATTGTTATAATAAAGACAATACGATATAACTACGCGGCAGTGTACGTCATAACGACAAATGTGTATCTATGGCTTCTCGTTTATTCACAGACGTTGGACGGCTTCATTTTCGTTGTGGCTCCGGATGGAAAAATAATGTACATCTCAGAGACAGCGTCAGTCCACTTAGGACTGTCTCAG GTAGAGTTGACTGGGAACAGTATTTATGAATATGTCCATCCTGCCGATCACGACGAGATGACCGCCGTGCTGACGCCACATCAGCCCTATCACTCACACTTCGTCCAAG AATATGAAATGGAGCGCTCTTTCTTTTTGCGGATGAAATGTGTGCTGGCAAAAAGAAACGCAGGCCTGACTAGTGGTGGATACAAG GTGATCCACTGCAGCGGCTACCTGAAGATCCGTCAGTACAGTTTGGACATGTCCCCCTTCGAGGGCTGCTATCAGAACGTGGGTTTGGTGGCCGTGGGTCATTCACTACCGCCCAGCGCTGTGACGGAGATCAAACTGCACAGCAACATGTTCATGTTCAGAGCCAGTTTAGACATGAAGCTCATCTTCCTCGACTCCAG GGTGGCCGAGCTGACAGGTTACGAGCCCCAGGACCTGATAGAGAAAACCTTGTACCATCACGTCCACAGCTGTGACACCTTCCATCTCCGCTGTGCACACCACCTCT TGCTGGTGAAAGGCCAAGTCACCACTAAGTATTATCGTTTCCTGGCCAAGCACGGCGGCTGGGTCTGGGTCCAGAGTTACGCCACCATTGTGCACAACAGCCGGTCATCGAGACCTCACTGCATAGTCAGCGTCAACTATGTCCTAAC GGATACTGAGTACAAGGGAATGCAGCTGTCATTGGACCAAATGAGCCCAACCAAGCCTGCCTTCCCTTACGCCGACAATCACAGTGAAGACAGGAAGAGTACCAAGTCACGTCTGACCCCAGCGAAGGCCAAAGCCAGAGTATCACCCTACCCCCAG TTTTCAGCTTTCAACCCAGAGCGTTCAGAGTCGGACCAAGACAGCCAGTGGGGAGGGAGCCCGCTGACTGACTCTGCGTCTCCTCAGCTGTTGGACCCCACTGAGGCTGCGGAGGCATCCTGTGCCTACCGACTGTACCCCGAAGCGGGATCCTTGTGTTACGGCCTGGGTCTATCAGAAGATGATCTTGCCCATGCGACAACCCATCCTCACACCACCACATGTGACCGGGTGCGATGCCAGAGTGGCCGCTACTTCTTAGGAACGCCACAGTCGGGAAGGGAAATGTGGTGGGACGCCACGCGCTCTGTTCTCTCACTGCCGAAGTCGTCTGCAGAGAACAGTGAGGGCTATGAAATCACATCCTACCATGGAGCCATTCACG GTCGGGGTCACTGGGATGAAGACAGTGTAGTGAGTTCACCTGATGGAGGTGGGTCCACCAGTGATTCCGGTGAGCGCTACCATGGTGACCACTTCCGGGCAACCCCTAGAGAACCAAGCAAGATGGAGACCCTAATCCGAGCCACGCAGCAGATGATCAAAGAGGAAGAGACTCGTTTGCAGCAACACAAGGCGCCACTGGACGTCTCTGGACTGGCCAAAGCTCACAGCCCATGTTTTACCTCCACGCTACCCCACCACTCCCAGCTCACCATGCCCAGTGTGGTGTGCCGTGGTCCTGGAGCCCCCAGCATGGACCTCTCTTGTGAACGCCTCCATCACCGGGATGGAGTCAAAGTTTCTTGTCCACATGACAATGACGACAACACGACCAGTCCGGCGTCCATTTCACGTCTCAGCAGCCCCAGCTCGGATGGGATCCCTAGATCAGGCCTTTCCCTCGCCAAAGACTACATGCAGACTGATCTTTCACCTCACTCTCAACAGCCCCAAGGAAGCCCGCTGCTCTACACAGCCCAAGATCGACAGCCGCTGGATAGGCAAGCGGCTTACGCTTTAACCGGGTACTCTCTGGAGCACCTGTACGACCCAGAGAACCTGAGGAGTTACTCCAGCCTGGCCTGTGGGGGAGTCCAGTACGATATGGCATCCCATGTAAGGATGCAAGCGGAGCAGATGCAGGGACATAAGGCCACCTCTGTTATAATAACCAATGGGAGCTGA
- the LOC109989685 gene encoding single-minded homolog 1-like isoform X3, translating into MTAVLTPHQPYHSHFVQEYEMERSFFLRMKCVLAKRNAGLTSGGYKVIHCSGYLKIRQYSLDMSPFEGCYQNVGLVAVGHSLPPSAVTEIKLHSNMFMFRASLDMKLIFLDSRVAELTGYEPQDLIEKTLYHHVHSCDTFHLRCAHHLLLVKGQVTTKYYRFLAKHGGWVWVQSYATIVHNSRSSRPHCIVSVNYVLTDTEYKGMQLSLDQMSPTKPAFPYADNHSEDRKSTKSRLTPAKAKARVSPYPQFSAFNPERSESDQDSQWGGSPLTDSASPQLLDPTEAAEASCAYRLYPEAGSLCYGLGLSEDDLAHATTHPHTTTCDRVRCQSGRYFLGTPQSGREMWWDATRSVLSLPKSSAENSEGYEITSYHGAIHGRGHWDEDSVVSSPDGGGSTSDSGERYHGDHFRATPREPSKMETLIRATQQMIKEEETRLQQHKAPLDVSGLAKAHSPCFTSTLPHHSQLTMPSVVCRGPGAPSMDLSCERLHHRDGVKVSCPHDNDDNTTSPASISRLSSPSSDGIPRSGLSLAKDYMQTDLSPHSQQPQGSPLLYTAQDRQPLDRQAAYALTGYSLEHLYDPENLRSYSSLACGGVQYDMASHVRMQAEQMQGHKATSVIITNGS; encoded by the exons ATGACCGCCGTGCTGACGCCACATCAGCCCTATCACTCACACTTCGTCCAAG AATATGAAATGGAGCGCTCTTTCTTTTTGCGGATGAAATGTGTGCTGGCAAAAAGAAACGCAGGCCTGACTAGTGGTGGATACAAG GTGATCCACTGCAGCGGCTACCTGAAGATCCGTCAGTACAGTTTGGACATGTCCCCCTTCGAGGGCTGCTATCAGAACGTGGGTTTGGTGGCCGTGGGTCATTCACTACCGCCCAGCGCTGTGACGGAGATCAAACTGCACAGCAACATGTTCATGTTCAGAGCCAGTTTAGACATGAAGCTCATCTTCCTCGACTCCAG GGTGGCCGAGCTGACAGGTTACGAGCCCCAGGACCTGATAGAGAAAACCTTGTACCATCACGTCCACAGCTGTGACACCTTCCATCTCCGCTGTGCACACCACCTCT TGCTGGTGAAAGGCCAAGTCACCACTAAGTATTATCGTTTCCTGGCCAAGCACGGCGGCTGGGTCTGGGTCCAGAGTTACGCCACCATTGTGCACAACAGCCGGTCATCGAGACCTCACTGCATAGTCAGCGTCAACTATGTCCTAAC GGATACTGAGTACAAGGGAATGCAGCTGTCATTGGACCAAATGAGCCCAACCAAGCCTGCCTTCCCTTACGCCGACAATCACAGTGAAGACAGGAAGAGTACCAAGTCACGTCTGACCCCAGCGAAGGCCAAAGCCAGAGTATCACCCTACCCCCAG TTTTCAGCTTTCAACCCAGAGCGTTCAGAGTCGGACCAAGACAGCCAGTGGGGAGGGAGCCCGCTGACTGACTCTGCGTCTCCTCAGCTGTTGGACCCCACTGAGGCTGCGGAGGCATCCTGTGCCTACCGACTGTACCCCGAAGCGGGATCCTTGTGTTACGGCCTGGGTCTATCAGAAGATGATCTTGCCCATGCGACAACCCATCCTCACACCACCACATGTGACCGGGTGCGATGCCAGAGTGGCCGCTACTTCTTAGGAACGCCACAGTCGGGAAGGGAAATGTGGTGGGACGCCACGCGCTCTGTTCTCTCACTGCCGAAGTCGTCTGCAGAGAACAGTGAGGGCTATGAAATCACATCCTACCATGGAGCCATTCACG GTCGGGGTCACTGGGATGAAGACAGTGTAGTGAGTTCACCTGATGGAGGTGGGTCCACCAGTGATTCCGGTGAGCGCTACCATGGTGACCACTTCCGGGCAACCCCTAGAGAACCAAGCAAGATGGAGACCCTAATCCGAGCCACGCAGCAGATGATCAAAGAGGAAGAGACTCGTTTGCAGCAACACAAGGCGCCACTGGACGTCTCTGGACTGGCCAAAGCTCACAGCCCATGTTTTACCTCCACGCTACCCCACCACTCCCAGCTCACCATGCCCAGTGTGGTGTGCCGTGGTCCTGGAGCCCCCAGCATGGACCTCTCTTGTGAACGCCTCCATCACCGGGATGGAGTCAAAGTTTCTTGTCCACATGACAATGACGACAACACGACCAGTCCGGCGTCCATTTCACGTCTCAGCAGCCCCAGCTCGGATGGGATCCCTAGATCAGGCCTTTCCCTCGCCAAAGACTACATGCAGACTGATCTTTCACCTCACTCTCAACAGCCCCAAGGAAGCCCGCTGCTCTACACAGCCCAAGATCGACAGCCGCTGGATAGGCAAGCGGCTTACGCTTTAACCGGGTACTCTCTGGAGCACCTGTACGACCCAGAGAACCTGAGGAGTTACTCCAGCCTGGCCTGTGGGGGAGTCCAGTACGATATGGCATCCCATGTAAGGATGCAAGCGGAGCAGATGCAGGGACATAAGGCCACCTCTGTTATAATAACCAATGGGAGCTGA